Proteins encoded within one genomic window of uncultured Draconibacterium sp.:
- a CDS encoding serine hydrolase domain-containing protein, with protein MKRVIQIFILFFVVATLTNCKKANNNILYDKKYIGEIKQVREELSFYMRTNFIPGAQVAISKNGKLIYSEGIGLASKDLNVKTTRDTKFRIGSLSELYTTLIYLKMVEDGTLIPDSTIQHYLPDFPEKRLPVTVENLKDHTSGIREMNSREREWRGINVTLKKGLETFQNDELMAPPGAIHKESRLNFNLLGAIMEKASGKNFRELLEEYVTDTLHFENTCPDNPFATIKGRTDFYDHNIISQVVNALSIDMRWRAPSEGLLSSAEDLIKLTNIYLNSDYLNDSTRAHLFDPAELSNNQKAQFANGWLILHDRQGNTFYGRDGFVHGGNSSILIYPKEELVIALTSNLTQDRPNNTIFKLADIFLPKAKENEE; from the coding sequence ATGAAGCGAGTAATCCAGATTTTTATTTTGTTTTTTGTTGTGGCAACGCTAACAAACTGTAAAAAAGCAAACAACAACATTCTGTACGACAAAAAGTACATCGGCGAGATTAAACAAGTTAGAGAAGAACTCTCATTTTATATGAGAACGAACTTTATTCCGGGGGCGCAAGTCGCTATTTCCAAAAACGGGAAACTTATTTATTCCGAGGGTATTGGTCTTGCTTCGAAAGACCTTAATGTGAAAACCACCCGCGATACAAAGTTCCGCATCGGGTCGTTATCCGAATTGTACACCACGCTTATTTATTTAAAAATGGTGGAAGATGGCACACTTATTCCCGATTCAACAATACAACATTACCTTCCCGATTTCCCGGAGAAAAGACTTCCGGTAACAGTTGAAAATCTAAAAGATCACACCTCGGGAATAAGAGAAATGAATAGCCGGGAAAGGGAATGGCGAGGAATTAATGTTACACTAAAAAAAGGTTTGGAAACCTTTCAGAATGATGAATTGATGGCACCTCCGGGAGCGATTCATAAAGAAAGCCGCTTAAATTTTAACCTTCTTGGTGCCATTATGGAAAAAGCATCGGGGAAAAATTTCAGAGAACTTTTGGAAGAATATGTAACCGACACGCTGCATTTTGAAAATACGTGCCCCGACAATCCATTTGCAACAATAAAAGGGCGTACTGATTTTTACGATCACAATATTATTTCGCAGGTGGTAAACGCCTTATCCATCGACATGCGTTGGCGCGCTCCATCCGAAGGGCTTTTATCAAGTGCCGAAGATTTGATAAAACTTACCAATATTTACCTTAATTCGGATTACCTGAACGACAGTACGCGCGCTCATCTTTTCGATCCTGCAGAGCTGAGCAACAACCAGAAAGCACAATTTGCCAACGGCTGGCTCATTTTACACGATCGACAAGGAAATACTTTCTACGGGCGCGATGGTTTTGTGCACGGAGGTAATTCTTCGATACTTATTTATCCGAAAGAAGAGCTGGTTATTGCGCTTACATCGAACCTGACGCAGGATCGGCCAAATAATACCATATTTAAACTGGCCGATATTTTCCTTCCCAAAGCGAAGGAAAACGAGGAATAG
- a CDS encoding DUF1080 domain-containing protein: protein MKKVVALLSLLIIFSACTVTVPTDEYESLMDSDLSKWDRYLSYKHKLGYNGDQPKDEDGQLVDPIGLNKDGYNVFTVEDDNGEEMIKVSGEIYGCLISKKEYANYHLRLKMKWGDKKSEPRKDLLKDSGILYHSIGPLGAEYWRSWMLSQEFQVMEGHIGDYWSQITSAIDIRAFLPEYIMNPVADENQPFLPMGQNEEIQGFCLRSGNYEKAPGEWNTLELVCYDGNSLHIVNGHVVMVLRNSRYIKDGETLPLDKGKIQIQSEAAEVFYKEIEIRELDEMPEYFAQYFH from the coding sequence ATGAAAAAAGTAGTTGCACTTCTTTCTTTGTTAATCATTTTTTCGGCGTGTACTGTTACTGTTCCCACTGATGAGTATGAATCGTTAATGGATAGCGACCTTTCGAAATGGGACCGTTATTTGAGTTACAAACACAAGTTGGGCTATAATGGCGATCAGCCTAAAGACGAAGACGGCCAACTGGTTGATCCAATCGGTTTAAATAAAGACGGTTATAACGTTTTTACGGTAGAAGATGATAATGGAGAAGAGATGATAAAAGTGAGTGGAGAGATTTATGGTTGCCTTATTAGCAAGAAAGAATATGCCAATTATCATTTACGGCTGAAAATGAAATGGGGCGATAAAAAGTCTGAGCCTCGAAAAGATCTGTTAAAGGATTCCGGTATTCTGTATCATTCAATCGGGCCACTTGGTGCAGAATATTGGAGATCGTGGATGTTATCGCAGGAGTTTCAGGTAATGGAGGGGCATATTGGCGATTACTGGAGCCAAATCACATCAGCTATCGACATTCGGGCTTTCCTTCCCGAGTATATTATGAATCCGGTGGCCGACGAAAATCAACCGTTTTTACCTATGGGACAAAACGAAGAAATACAGGGCTTTTGTTTGCGAAGCGGTAATTACGAAAAAGCGCCGGGCGAGTGGAATACCCTGGAATTGGTTTGTTACGATGGTAATAGCCTGCATATTGTAAATGGCCACGTTGTTATGGTATTACGCAACTCGCGCTATATTAAAGATGGTGAAACTTTGCCGCTGGATAAAGGAAAAATACAGATACAAAGCGAGGCGGCAGAGGTATTTTATAAAGAGATTGAGATTAGGGAGCTCGACGAAATGCCGGAATATTTTGCGCAGTATTTCCATTAA
- a CDS encoding DUF4230 domain-containing protein yields METLIFLGVFIGLAAGIAGTIYYYKNQSEKHLHDQSVILLEQIKQVCKLITVEGEFSELYTHRDEKQLFFKLFQTEKRALLIVKAKVMIGFDLTKINIDINPHKKRVELSRFPEPEILSIDSDLEYYDIQKGIINKLKESDLTNMNKRSKEFIREKVEQSHLVQIAKDQASDTISLVQQLIESVGWEFEAEHRKISATKVKKILKD; encoded by the coding sequence ATGGAAACCCTTATTTTTTTGGGAGTATTTATTGGGCTGGCTGCCGGAATAGCAGGAACGATTTATTATTACAAAAACCAGAGCGAAAAACACCTGCACGACCAGTCGGTTATTTTGCTTGAACAAATAAAACAGGTTTGCAAACTAATTACTGTTGAAGGAGAATTCTCGGAACTTTACACGCACCGCGACGAGAAGCAACTGTTCTTCAAACTCTTTCAAACCGAAAAAAGAGCATTACTTATTGTTAAAGCCAAAGTGATGATCGGTTTCGATCTCACCAAAATAAATATCGATATAAATCCGCATAAAAAGCGAGTTGAATTGTCGCGCTTTCCCGAGCCCGAAATACTCAGCATCGACAGCGACCTGGAGTATTACGACATACAAAAAGGTATAATCAACAAATTAAAAGAATCGGATTTGACCAACATGAATAAACGATCGAAAGAATTTATTCGTGAAAAAGTGGAGCAAAGCCACCTGGTACAAATTGCAAAAGACCAGGCCAGTGATACCATTTCGCTTGTGCAGCAATTAATTGAATCGGTGGGTTGGGAATTTGAAGCAGAACACCGCAAAATAAGCGCTACCAAAGTGAAGAAAATTCTGAAAGATTAA
- a CDS encoding monomeric [FeFe] hydrogenase, with amino-acid sequence MGYTSNTLIIRRNLLKQIVKLFADGKLVEEIDRIPIQMIPKRSEAQNRCCIHKERAVIKYKLFPLLGYTVDDEKDELTPLSSYAENAQNRTQVKKEIMTVVDEACTSCVKAQYVVSNLCRGCVARPCMMNCPKDAISMVNGQAQINTEKCINCGICQKQCQYHAIIHVPIPCEAACPVGAISKDEYGVERIDDDKCIYCGKCMVACPFGSIFEISQLVDILMCIRKEEHTTAIFAPAIHGQFNLSTGQIENLLKEIGFNEVVEVADGARLTVEHESAEFLERLDEGAPFMTTSCCPSYVETVEKHVKGMKPFVSDTPSPMMYAADIAREKNPGTKVVFIGPCIGKRKEARRNEKVDHVMSFEELNALIVGLDIDLGGIPDNENRHNKKTVDRAFALSGGVTAAVKAERPEANIKELVINGVDKKAVGMMKAYARGKAPANFIEFMVCEGGCINGPASLGEMAGNRKLFNANLKE; translated from the coding sequence ATGGGATACACAAGTAACACACTGATTATTAGAAGGAACTTACTAAAACAAATCGTTAAACTTTTTGCCGATGGGAAACTGGTTGAGGAGATCGACCGAATCCCCATCCAAATGATCCCCAAACGTTCAGAAGCGCAAAACCGCTGCTGTATTCATAAAGAACGGGCGGTAATAAAATACAAGTTATTTCCGTTGCTGGGCTACACGGTTGACGACGAAAAAGATGAATTGACTCCCCTTAGTTCCTATGCAGAAAATGCCCAAAACCGTACACAGGTTAAAAAGGAAATAATGACTGTGGTTGACGAGGCCTGTACAAGTTGTGTAAAAGCGCAGTACGTGGTAAGTAACCTTTGCCGTGGATGTGTGGCTCGTCCGTGTATGATGAACTGCCCGAAAGATGCTATTAGCATGGTTAACGGGCAGGCACAAATTAATACCGAAAAATGTATCAACTGCGGTATTTGCCAAAAGCAGTGTCAGTATCATGCCATTATCCACGTACCTATTCCGTGCGAAGCGGCGTGTCCGGTTGGAGCCATTTCGAAAGATGAATACGGTGTTGAACGCATCGACGACGATAAATGTATCTACTGCGGAAAATGTATGGTGGCTTGTCCGTTTGGCAGTATTTTCGAAATCAGCCAGCTTGTCGATATTCTCATGTGCATCCGAAAAGAAGAGCACACTACCGCTATTTTTGCACCGGCCATTCACGGTCAGTTTAATCTGTCTACCGGGCAAATTGAAAACTTGCTAAAGGAAATCGGTTTTAACGAAGTGGTAGAAGTAGCCGACGGAGCACGCTTAACGGTGGAACATGAATCGGCAGAATTTCTTGAACGCCTCGATGAAGGTGCGCCGTTTATGACCACCAGCTGTTGCCCGAGTTATGTGGAAACCGTTGAGAAACACGTAAAAGGAATGAAACCATTTGTTTCTGATACGCCATCGCCAATGATGTATGCTGCCGATATTGCCCGTGAGAAAAATCCGGGAACAAAGGTTGTTTTCATTGGGCCATGTATTGGAAAACGTAAAGAAGCCAGACGCAACGAGAAAGTTGATCATGTAATGTCGTTTGAGGAGCTGAATGCACTGATTGTTGGTTTGGATATCGATTTAGGAGGAATTCCTGACAATGAAAACCGACACAATAAAAAGACCGTTGACCGGGCTTTTGCACTTTCAGGAGGAGTTACAGCGGCCGTAAAAGCCGAACGTCCTGAGGCAAACATTAAAGAATTGGTGATTAACGGTGTTGACAAAAAAGCCGTTGGAATGATGAAAGCTTATGCCCGCGGAAAAGCGCCGGCAAACTTTATCGAATTTATGGTTTGCGAAGGTGGCTGTATTAACGGTCCTGCCTCGCTGGGCGAAATGGCCGGCAACAGGAAGTTGTTCAACGCCAACCTAAAAGAATAG